The genomic DNA GCAGCGCGGCGATGGAGGCGATGGGCGTGGGCGTGCCGCTGGTCTGCGCGGACGTGCCGGCGCTGCGCGAGACGGTAGGCTCGGAGGACTACGCGCTGCTGGTGGCACCGGAGCAACCCGCCCTGCTGGCAGCCGCGTTGACCGAGGCGCTGGACGACCGCGCGGCCGCGGCGGTCCGGGCGAAGGCGGCCCGGGCGCGGTTCCTCGCGAGCTTCACGCTCTCCCACGTGTCGGCCCGGATGGTCGGCTTCTACGAACGGGCGCTGCGCCGGACCGCGGCCTGACGGTCCGTCACTGATATCGGTATCACCAAAGTGCTTGCGCCGCAGGTCGCGGACGGCAAGCATGCGCATCGCACCTGCAAAGCGAGGGGAACCAACCGGTGGAACCGGCAAACCTTTTCACTGTCCTCCGACGGTACTGGCGACTGCTGGCCGGCTGCACCGCGGCTGCTCTGCTGCTCGGCTTCCTGCTCACCCCGGCCGGTGACGCGGTGGACGACGGCAAGTGGCAGTGCAAGGTCGCCATAACGCCGGTCGCGGGCGCGGCGGACACCGTCCGGGCCGACCAGGTGCTGTCCTACGCGCAGGGCTCCTCGGTGACCACGGCGGCCGCGCAGAAGCTGCACGTCATGGACGTGGCGGGCCTGTCGGCGCGCCGCACGGTGGCCGCGGCGTCCACCCAGATGCTGCAGTTCACCACCACCGGGCCGACCCAGCAGTCGGCGGCGGAGCTGGCGCAGGCGCTCTCCGACGCGACCATCACCGGCTACAGCCAGGAGTCCAAGCGCAGCGCCGACGAGTCGATCAAGCGGCTGCAGGCCCAGGCCAAGGAGCAGCAGGAGCAGGTCGACCAGCTGCAGCGGGACTTCTCCTCCGCCCGCCCGGCCGACCAGCCGAAGCTGAAGCCGCAGCTGGACAGTGCGATCGCCTCGCTGACCAAGACCCTGGGCGCCATCGGCGACCTGCGCAACTACAGCCAGACCGACGCGATCCAGCAGTGGGGTTCGATCGACTGCAAGGAGACCGGCGGCAACTTCCTCTCGGCGCCCAGCCGGGGCCTGCGGATGAGCATCGCGGTGGTGCTGGGCCTGGGCCTGGGCGTGGTGGCGGCCCTGATGCTGAGCCGGATGGACTCCCGGCTGCGCACCCGCAACGGCGCCGAGGAGGCGTTCAACCTCCCGGTGATCGGCGAGATCCCGCTGCTGTCCCGGCGCAACCGCCGGCTGCGCGAGCCGCTGGTGGTGGCCCGCCCGTCGGACCCGGCGGCGGAGGCCTTCCGGTCGCTGCGCTCGACCCTGCTGCTGACCGGGCCGGACGTGCTGGCGCAGCAGATCGGCGACGGCGCCACGGATCCGGCGGCCCGGGCCGCCCGGCGACGGGCCAACCCGGCGCCGGTGATCCTGGTGATGTCGGGCCGCAGCGGTGACGGCCGGACCAGCACGGTGGCGAACCTGGCGGCGGCGCTCGCCGAGACCGGCCGCCAGGTGCTGGTGCTGGACTGCGACTTCCGCCACCCGCAGACGCACGTGCACTTCGGGGTCGGCGAGGGTCCGGGCATGGCCGAGCTGCTGAGCGGCGAGCAGCTGACCGACCCGGGCGACCTGATCCGGCGCACCAACGTGGAGGGCGTCTCGCTGATCCCCGGCGGCAACACCGCCACCGCGTACCCGGCGGCGCTGGTGCTGCGGGCGGGCGAGGTGCTGCGCCGGGCGCAGCGGCACGCGGACGTGGTGCTGGTCGACTCCTCGCCGCTGCTGCACGCCAACGACGCGTACGAGCTGGTGCGGCACGCGGACGCGGTGCTGGTGACCGTGATGGCGGGCAACGTGAAGCCGGAGGAGGCCGACCGAGTGGCGGAGCTGCTGGCCCGCACCGGTGTGCCGGTGGCCGGCGTGGCGCTGCTCGGCACGGACGGTCCGACCGGGCTGCGCCGCAAGCCGGGTTCGGCCCGGGCCTCGGCGGCCGCGGCCCGTTCGGCGGCCGTCTCCGCCCCGCTGCCGTCCGTCCCGCGGCCGGCCGCGGCGGAGCCGCAGGAGCACAAGCCGAGCTGGGCCCGGCGCCCGGCGGCCGAGGGGCCGCAGGAAGCGGAGAACGAGAGCACCCTGCAGCTGCGCCTCGGGGAGGACCTGTGAGCGGGCGGAGCGAGCGGACGGGAAAGCGGCGCGCGTGGGCGGAGGCCCCCGCCGGGCGCGGCGAGGTGGGCGCATGACCCGCCGGAGGGTGCTGTGGCTGGCCAAGGGCCTGGGCCGCGGCGGCGCGGAGCAGTTGCTGGTGAACTGCGCGCGGAACGCCGACACCTCGCGGTACGAGTTCGAGGTGGCGTACGTGCTGCCGCACAAGGACGCGCTGGTGCCGGCGCTGGAGGCGGCCGGGGTGCGCACGCACTGCCTGGGCGCGGCGCCGGGGGCCCTGTGGCCGTGGCGGCTGCGGTCGCTGCTGGCGGAGCGCCGGTACGACCTGGTGCACTCGCACATGCCGGTCCCGGCGGTCGCGGCGCGGCTGCTGACGCTGGGCCCGCGCGGGGCGCGGCTGGTGCACACCGAGCACAACGTCTGGGAGCGCTACCGGACGCCGACCCGCTGGGCGAACGCGCTGACCTACCGGCGCAACGACGCGGTGATCGCGGTCTCGCACGCGGTGGCGGGGACCATCGGCCGCCGCCGGCCGGGCGACTGGGTCACCGTGGTGCACCACGGCCCGGACCTGGCCGGGGCTCCGGAGGGTCCGGCGGCGCGGTCCGCCGCCCGGGAGGCGCTGGGCCTGCCGCAGGACGCGGTGGTGATCGGCACGGTCGGCAACCTGACCGCGAAGAAGGACCAGGCGACTCTGCTGGCCGCGTTCGCGCAGCTGCGCCGGGAGCATCCCTCGGCCGCCCTGGTGCTGATCGGCGCGGGCCCGCTGGAGCAGCAACTTCGTTCCCAGGCAGGTGAGTCGGTGGTGTTCGCGGGTTCGCGGCCGGATGTTCCGGCGCTGCTGCCGGGCCTGGACGTGTTCACCCTGAGCTCCCGGGCCGAGGGCCTGCCGGTGGCGCTGATGGAGGCGATGACCTCGGGCCTGCCCTCGGTGGTGACCCGGGTCGGCGGCATGCCGGAGGTGCTGGACGACGGCGAGCAGGGCTACCTGGTGCCGCCGGGCGACCCGGCGGCGCTGGCGGCCGCGCTGGGCCGGCTGGTGGGCGACGGCGGGCTGCGCGAGCGGCTGGGCTCGGCCGCCCGGGAGCGGTCCAAGAGCTTCGACGTGGCCGGCGCCCAGCGCTCGATCGAGCAGGTGTACGCCCGGGTGCTGGCCCGCTGACTCCCCCGAAGGGACAGAGGACGAACGTGAGTTCCAAACTGACGTACCGTCAGCTCGACGAGACGGACACGCCGGCGGTGCTGGAGCTGCTGACCGCCTCGCTGGCGGGCGGGCCGACCGGCACCCGCAGTGCCGACTTCTTCACCTGGAAGCACCGGCGCAACCCGTTCGGCGACAGCCCCGGCCTGGTCGCGGTCGCGCCGGACGGGCGGCTCGCCGGGGTGCGGCTCTTCCTGCGCTGGCGGTTCCGCGGTGCCGACGGCCGCCCGGTGGCCGCCGTCCGGCCGGTGGACACCGCCACCCATCCGGACTTCCAGGGCCGCGGCATCTTCCGCCGGCTCACCACCGACCTGCTCGAACAGGTCGCGGGGGACGCCGAGTTGGTGTTCAACACGCCCAACGGCAACAGCCTGCCCGGCTACCTCAGGATGGGCTGGCGGGAGCTCGGCCAGGTGCCGATCTCGATCCGGGTGGCCCGGCCCACCGCCTTCGCCCGCGGCGCCCGCGCGGCGCTGGCCCGCCGCGCCTCCGCCCCGCGCCCGCCGGCCTGCCACCTGCCCACCGCCGAGCGGTGGTTCGCCGACAAGCCGGCCGGGCTGGACGGGCTGCTCGCCGAACGGGCCGAGGCCGACCTGGCCGACCCCCGGCTCGCCACCCCGCGCACCGCCGAGTACCTGGCCTGGCGCTACGGCGAGGCGCCCGGCCTGGACTACCGGGTGCTGACCTGCGAACGCGGTGGGGAGCTCGCCGGGGTGGCCTTCGGCCGGCCCCGCCGGCGCGGGCCGCTCGCCGAGTTCACCCTCGCCGAGGTGATCGTCCGCCCCGGCGACCGGGGCAGCGCCGCCCGGCTGCTGCGCGCCGCCGCCGCGTCCGGCTGCGACCACGCCGCCACCCACCTGGCCCCCGGCACCGAGGCCGCCCAGGCCGCGCTGCGCCGCGGCTACCTGACCGCGCCGCGCACCGGCATGACGCTCGCCGCGCGCACGCCGACCGGCCCGCTCCCCGCCGAGCACACCCTGGCCGCCTGGCGGTTCGGCCTCGGCGACCTGGAGGTCTTCTGATGCGCCCGCCCGCCCGGATGGAGCAGCGGGTGGCCGGCCTGCGCACCCTGGCCCGCCGCCAGCAGCTCTCCGTCCTGGCCGCCGCCCTGGTGCTGGGCTACCTCATGGTGTTCGTGCTGGCGATGGTGCACACCACGTACGACACCTGGGGCGCGCTGCTGGTCGCCCCGGCCCTGATGGTGATCGGCACCCCGATCCTGGCCCGGGTGGCGGCGGCCAACCCGGAGCGCGGGATCTTCAAGCTGCTGATGCTCGCCATGGGCCTCAAGCTGTTCTGCGCCTTCCCCCGCTACCTGATGGCCTTCGTGCTGTACGGCGGCGCGGCCGACGCCAAGATGTACCACCAGCGCGGCAGCGAGCTGGCCCGGTACCTGGACACCACCGACCTGTTGAGCAGCGGCATCCACTACGACCTGGGCATGAAGGTGGCCGGCACCGGCTTCATCATCATCGTCACCGGCGTGGTGTACGCGGTCACCGGGCCGACCCTGGTCGGCGGCTTCCTGGTCTTCTCCTGGCTGGGCTTCTGGGGCCTGCTGTTCTTCTGGCGGGCGCTGCAGATCGCCTTCCCGGAGGCCGACGCGCGCCGCTACGCCAAGCTGGTGTTCTTCCTGCCCTCGCTGCTGTTCTGGCCGTCCAGCATCGGCAAGGACGCCTGGATGATGTTCTGCCTGGGCCTGACCGCCTACGGCGTGGCCCGGCTGCTGGACCGCCGGTTCGGCGCCTTCGCCTGCATCGCGATCGGCTCGCTGGGCACGGCGATGGTCCGCCCGCACGTCACGGTGCTGGCGGGCGCCGGCCTGATGGTGGCGTACGTGCTGCGCAAGCGCCCGCAGCAGGTCTCCGCGCTCGGCCCGCTGCGCGCGGTGCTGACCGTGGCGGTGCTGGGCGTGATGGTGATGCTGATGCTGCAGCAGGTGTCGACCTTCTTCGGCACCGAGGGCGCCAACGGCGACGCGGTCAACCACGTGCTCTCGGAGACCTCGCGGCGCACCTCGCAGGGTTCCTCGGTGATCAACCAGCCGTCGGCCGACGAGGCGGCGCCCGCGTTCAGCCTCAACCCGGCGGGCCTGCCGGTGGCGGTGGTCAGCGTCCTTTTCCGGCCATTTCCGTTCGAGGCCTCGAACGTGCAGAACCTGGTCCAGTCGGTGGAGTGCTTCGCGCTGCTGGTGATGTTCGTCCGGGACTGGCCGCGGCTGCGGAAGATCCCCCGGCTGTTCGTCAGCCGTTCGTACATCGCCTTCACGATGGTGTACACGCTGCTGTTCTGCTGGGCCTTCTCGACCATCAACAACCTCGGCATCCTGTCCCGCGAGCGCGTCCAGGTGCTGCCGCTGGTGCTGGTGCTGCTGGCCGTGCCGAAGCCCGAGACGGCCGCCCGGACCTTCCAGCGGCGGCGGCCGCCGGTGTGGAAGGTCCAGCCCGGCCAGTGGGGCGAACGCGCGCCGGCGGCCGGCGCCCCCACCGACCCTCCGGCCCGCGTGGGCGCGCCGGAGCCACCACATCGACCCAGGGGGGATCGACCCGACCATGACGACCACTGACCAGAACCTGCCCGCCGCCCTCGGCGGCGCCGCCGCCTTCCCCGAGGGCCTGCCGCTCACCCGGCTGGAGGTCCCCGGGCGCGAGGAGCTGCTGGCCCGGCTCGGCCGCGTCCTCGACAGCGGCATGCTGACCAACGGCCCGACCGTCCGCGAGCTGGAGCAGCGCGCCGCCGAACTGATCGGCGTGGAGCACGTGGTGGCGGTCTCCAACTGCACCGCCGGCCTGATGCTGGTGCTGCAGGCCGCCGGGGTGGGCGACGGCGGCTCGGTGGTGATGCCGGGCTTCAGCTTCTCGGCGACCGCGCACGCCGCGCGCTGGGCGGGCGGCACCCCGCTGTTCGCCGAGGCCCGGGTCGAGGACGTCACCCTGGACCCGGCGGACGCCGAGGCCAAGCTCAAGGCCGCCGACCGCCCGGTCGCGCTGATGGCCACCCACGTGTACGGCACCCCGTGCCGGACCGAGGAACTGCAGCGGATCGCCGACGCCGCCGGGGTGCCGCTGGTGTACGACGCCGCGCACGGCCTCGGCTCCAGCCGCAAGGGCGTGCCGGTCGGGAACTTCGGCCTGGCCGAGGTGTTCTCGATGAGCCCGACCAAGGTCGCGGTGGCCGGCGAGGGCGGCCTGGTCGCCACCCGCGACGCCGACCTGGCCGCCACCATCCGCACCGGCCGCGACTACGGCAACCCGGGCGACTACGACACGCTCTTCCACGGGCTGAACGCCCGGATGAGCGAGCTGCACGCCGCGGTCGGCCTGGCCTGGCTGGCCGACCTGCCGCAGCGGGTGGCGCACCGCGGCTCGCTGGTCGCGACCTTCGCCTCCGCCGTCGCGGGCCTGCCGGGCCTGCGCCTGGCGCTGCCGGAGGAGGGCGACGTGTCCACCTTCAAGGACCTCACCCTGATCCTGGACGCGGACGCCTTCGGGCTCACCAACCGGCAGCTGGCCGACGCGCTGAAGGCCGAGGGCATCGACACCCGGCGCTACTTCCACCCGCCGCTGCAGCGGCAGAAGTCGTACGCCTACCTGGGCCAGGCCGAGTCGCTGCCGGTCACCGACCGGCTGGCCGAGTCGGTGCTGACCGTCCCGCTGTGGACGCACATGGACACCGCCACCGTCCGCCGGATCGCCGACGCGGTGGTCCGGATCCAGCCGCACGCGGAGCAGCTGGCCGCCGCCGTCTGACGGCCGGGCCCGGAGGAGGACACTCCTCCGGGCCTCGCACGGCGGTTCGCAGATTGCGCAATTCAGGTGAACTCGGTTGGACCGCACGGCTGTTGGCCGGGCACGATGGCGGCCATGTTCAAGGGATTCCGCAGTTTCCTGCTGCGCGGCAACGTGGTCGACCTGGCGGTCGGCATCGTCATCGGCGCGGCCTTCACCGCCGTCGTCACCGGATTCGTCACCGCCTTCCTGACCCCGCTGATCGGCGTCGCCACCGGCGCGGTCGGCGACTTCAGCCAGAAGCACTTCGTGGTGGGCGGCACCAACTTCCCGTACGGCGCCTTCCTCAACGCGCTGATCAGCTTCGTGCTGATCGCCGCGGTGATCTACTTCGCCGTGGTGGTGCCGGTGGGCAAGCTCCAGAACCGGTTCAACCCGGTCAAGGAGACCCCGGTCAAGAAGGCCGACTGCCCGGAGTGCCTGTCCACCGTGCCGGCCGCGGCGACCCGCTGCGCGCACTGCACCAGCGAGCTGGCCGGGCGTCCCGGCTTCCCGGCCCAGGCGAGCCCCCTGGAGCCCGCTCGTTGACAAATTGTTGACGCCCCGCGGGCCGTCGGCACCCCCGCGCCCTCCGGATCCGGTCGTCCGACCGCCGGAGGGTCGCCGCCGTCGCTTCGCCGGGCGTTCCACTGCCCGTCAGACGTCCGCGATGGCCGGAATCCACCCGCCCAATTGTCCGTTCTTCGTCACATTCGGACCCTTTGTGCACGCGAAGACTCTGTAAACAGTTGAACTCCCGGGCTTCCCACTCTCCTCAGCAGGCGCATTGTGGGCTTACGGTATGCCCCATGACCTCGCCCCGCTCCTACGACGGAGTCGGCTACCCCTCTCCGTCCTTCTCCTCCGGCACGCCCATCTACGACAGCTTGGTCGCAGAGCGCGGCATCCCGCAGATCGCCCCGATCAATGTGCCCCCGGCACTCCCCTCCTCCTACGGCTCCGGTTACGGCAGCTACAGCGGGTCCGGCTACGGCGGCTACGACAGCCCCGCGAGCAACCTGCCCGCCCTGCCGCCCGCGCGTCTCGCCCTGGGCCCCGGCCCGAGCAGCGCCCCGGCGCCGAGCATGCCCGGCCAGCCCACCGGCGGTTACGCCGCCGCCCCGCAGGCCGGCTACCCGACCACCGCGCAGTCGTACGTCCCGGGCCAGCGCCCGGCCGGGCCGGCCGCCTTCCAGCCGGCCCAGCCGCAGGCCCCGTACGGCGGCGCCGCGCAGGGCTTCGCCGGCCAGGGCCAGCCGCAGAACGGCTTCGCCTCCGCCCCGCAGTCCTTCGGTGCGCCGAGCTTCGGCAGCCAGGGCTTCGGCGCGCAGGCCCCGCAGGCCGGCTACTCCGCCGACCAGAGCTTCGGCGGCAACCAGCTGCGCCCGGCCGCTCCGGTCGCCCCGGTCCGTCCGGTGGTGCCGCAGCAGTACCAGGCCCCGCAGCAGTACGGCCAGTACCAGCAGTACCCGCAGGCCGGCTGAGCCGACCTGACCCGCCCGCCCGGCGCACGAGGGAGCCGGGCGGCACGAGCGGAGCAGGGGTCACCCCCGGGGCCGCCCGCACCGTCCCACGGTGCGGGCGGCCTTCGCACGTCCGGGGCCGGACGACGGCACCCGAACCGCCCTGCCGGACGGGCGCGGGCGGCTGGCAGGATGGGCCCATGCCACAGCTGACCGGACTGCACCTCTACCCCGTCAAGTCCACCTACCGGCTGAGCCCGGACAGTGCCCGGGTCGAGCCCTGGGGCCTGGCCGGCGACCGCCGCTGGATGCTCGTCGACCCGCGCGGCAAGGCGCTCACCCAGCGCGAGGAGCCCGCGCTCGGCCAGTACCGCGTCCGGCCCGCCGAGGACGGCACGCTCACCGTCACCGCCCCCGACGGCGCCACCGTCACCGTCCCGGTCCCGCTGGTCAAGGACGGCGCCGACGAGGTCGAGGTCGACGTCTTCGGCACCCGCATCGCCGCCGCCCTGGCCGCCGCCGGGGCGGAGCGCTTCTTCACCGAGCGGCTCGGCGAGGTCCGCCTGGTCCACCTCGACCGGCCCGACACCGGCCGGCCGATCGACCCCGCGTACGCCGAGGCGGGCGAGACCGTCTCCTTCGCCGACGGCTACCCGCTGCTGCTCACCACCACCGCCTCGCTCGACGACCTCAACCGCCGGATCGCCGAGGACCACCCGGACGACCCGGTCAAGGGCGCGCCCCTCCCGATGGAGCGGTTCCGACCCAACGTCGTCGTCTCCGGCACCGACGCCTGGGCCGAGGACGACTGGCGGCGGATCCGGATCGGCGAGCTGGAGTTCCGCGTGGCCAAGCCGTGCGGCCGCTGCCTGGTCACCACCACCGACCAGGAGACCGGCGTCCGGCGCGGGCCCGAGCCGCTGCGCGCCCTCGGCCGCTACCGCCGGTTCGGCCAGAAGCTGGTCTTCGGCCAGAACCTGGTGCCGATCCGGCCGGAAGGCACCGTGGGAGACACCCTGGGCACTCTCCGGCTCGGCGACCAGGTGACCGTCCTGTGACCGCACTCGTTGCACCGGGCGAACGCACCGCTCCCAGGTACTGTGACCGCAGTCGACGAAGGTGGGGATGACAGACCGTCATGGCTGAGCACAGGGTCAGGGTCACCCAGGACAGCGCCTCGCGCTGGCGCCGCCGCGCCGGCGACTACCAGTCGCTCGCCGAAGCGCTGATCGCCGCCGAACCGGGTGACACCCTCACCCTGCGGCCCGGCACCTTCCGGGAGGCGGTGCTGGTCGACAAGGCGGTGACGCTGCGCCCCGCCGAGGGCCCGGGCAGCGTCCGGATCGACCCGCCGCTCGGCGTCCCGCTGACCGTCACCGCCGCCGCGACCGTCCACGGCCTGGTCATCGAGGGCTCCGACACCGCCGCGCCCGCCGTCCTGGTCACCGGCCCGAAGGCGGTCGCCGAGCTCGCCGACTGCCGGGTGGAGGCCCGGGCCGCCGTCGGCGTGGAGATCACCGACGGCGCCCGCGCCACCCTGACCGGCTGCCTGGTCGACAACCCGACCGGCCTCGGCGTCCGGCTGCGCGGCGGCGCCGGGGCCGACCTGCGGGACTGCGAGAGCGCGGCCGCGGCCCAGGCCGGTGTCGCCGTCCTCGGCGGCTCGACCGCCCGGCTGGAACGCTGCCGCGTCCACCACGCCGGCGGCGCCGGCGTCCTGCTCGCCGACTCCGGCACCACCGTCGAGCTCACCGGCTGCGAGATCTACGAGGTGCGCGGCAGCGGCGTCCAGGCCGAGTCGCAGGCGACCGGACGGCTCACCGACTGCACCGTGCACCGGGTGACCGGCAACGGCCTCACCCTCGACACCGAGGCCGAACTCACCCTCGACGGCTGCCGGGTGCACGACCTCCCGGAGAACGCCGCCGACCTGCGCGGCCGCTCCCGCCTGGTGCTGAACCGCTCCACCGTGCACGACTTCGGCCGCGGCGCGCTCTCCGTCTGGGACACCGGCACCCGGGCCGAGGCCGAGGGCAGCCGCTTCCACTCCTCCACCGGCGACTACCCGGCGCTCTGGGTGAGCGACGGCGCCGCCGTCGCCCTCACCGACTGCGCCCTCGACGACCTCCCCGACGCGCTCTTCGTCCTCGACCAGGGCTCCACCGC from Kitasatospora terrestris includes the following:
- a CDS encoding MOSC domain-containing protein — encoded protein: MPQLTGLHLYPVKSTYRLSPDSARVEPWGLAGDRRWMLVDPRGKALTQREEPALGQYRVRPAEDGTLTVTAPDGATVTVPVPLVKDGADEVEVDVFGTRIAAALAAAGAERFFTERLGEVRLVHLDRPDTGRPIDPAYAEAGETVSFADGYPLLLTTTASLDDLNRRIAEDHPDDPVKGAPLPMERFRPNVVVSGTDAWAEDDWRRIRIGELEFRVAKPCGRCLVTTTDQETGVRRGPEPLRALGRYRRFGQKLVFGQNLVPIRPEGTVGDTLGTLRLGDQVTVL
- a CDS encoding DUF6643 family protein, whose product is MTSPRSYDGVGYPSPSFSSGTPIYDSLVAERGIPQIAPINVPPALPSSYGSGYGSYSGSGYGGYDSPASNLPALPPARLALGPGPSSAPAPSMPGQPTGGYAAAPQAGYPTTAQSYVPGQRPAGPAAFQPAQPQAPYGGAAQGFAGQGQPQNGFASAPQSFGAPSFGSQGFGAQAPQAGYSADQSFGGNQLRPAAPVAPVRPVVPQQYQAPQQYGQYQQYPQAG
- the mscL gene encoding large conductance mechanosensitive channel protein MscL, giving the protein MFKGFRSFLLRGNVVDLAVGIVIGAAFTAVVTGFVTAFLTPLIGVATGAVGDFSQKHFVVGGTNFPYGAFLNALISFVLIAAVIYFAVVVPVGKLQNRFNPVKETPVKKADCPECLSTVPAAATRCAHCTSELAGRPGFPAQASPLEPAR
- a CDS encoding CpsD/CapB family tyrosine-protein kinase, which produces MEPANLFTVLRRYWRLLAGCTAAALLLGFLLTPAGDAVDDGKWQCKVAITPVAGAADTVRADQVLSYAQGSSVTTAAAQKLHVMDVAGLSARRTVAAASTQMLQFTTTGPTQQSAAELAQALSDATITGYSQESKRSADESIKRLQAQAKEQQEQVDQLQRDFSSARPADQPKLKPQLDSAIASLTKTLGAIGDLRNYSQTDAIQQWGSIDCKETGGNFLSAPSRGLRMSIAVVLGLGLGVVAALMLSRMDSRLRTRNGAEEAFNLPVIGEIPLLSRRNRRLREPLVVARPSDPAAEAFRSLRSTLLLTGPDVLAQQIGDGATDPAARAARRRANPAPVILVMSGRSGDGRTSTVANLAAALAETGRQVLVLDCDFRHPQTHVHFGVGEGPGMAELLSGEQLTDPGDLIRRTNVEGVSLIPGGNTATAYPAALVLRAGEVLRRAQRHADVVLVDSSPLLHANDAYELVRHADAVLVTVMAGNVKPEEADRVAELLARTGVPVAGVALLGTDGPTGLRRKPGSARASAAAARSAAVSAPLPSVPRPAAAEPQEHKPSWARRPAAEGPQEAENESTLQLRLGEDL
- a CDS encoding DegT/DnrJ/EryC1/StrS family aminotransferase, with product MTTTDQNLPAALGGAAAFPEGLPLTRLEVPGREELLARLGRVLDSGMLTNGPTVRELEQRAAELIGVEHVVAVSNCTAGLMLVLQAAGVGDGGSVVMPGFSFSATAHAARWAGGTPLFAEARVEDVTLDPADAEAKLKAADRPVALMATHVYGTPCRTEELQRIADAAGVPLVYDAAHGLGSSRKGVPVGNFGLAEVFSMSPTKVAVAGEGGLVATRDADLAATIRTGRDYGNPGDYDTLFHGLNARMSELHAAVGLAWLADLPQRVAHRGSLVATFASAVAGLPGLRLALPEEGDVSTFKDLTLILDADAFGLTNRQLADALKAEGIDTRRYFHPPLQRQKSYAYLGQAESLPVTDRLAESVLTVPLWTHMDTATVRRIADAVVRIQPHAEQLAAAV
- a CDS encoding GNAT family N-acetyltransferase, with protein sequence MSSKLTYRQLDETDTPAVLELLTASLAGGPTGTRSADFFTWKHRRNPFGDSPGLVAVAPDGRLAGVRLFLRWRFRGADGRPVAAVRPVDTATHPDFQGRGIFRRLTTDLLEQVAGDAELVFNTPNGNSLPGYLRMGWRELGQVPISIRVARPTAFARGARAALARRASAPRPPACHLPTAERWFADKPAGLDGLLAERAEADLADPRLATPRTAEYLAWRYGEAPGLDYRVLTCERGGELAGVAFGRPRRRGPLAEFTLAEVIVRPGDRGSAARLLRAAAASGCDHAATHLAPGTEAAQAALRRGYLTAPRTGMTLAARTPTGPLPAEHTLAAWRFGLGDLEVF
- a CDS encoding glycosyltransferase, whose protein sequence is MTRRRVLWLAKGLGRGGAEQLLVNCARNADTSRYEFEVAYVLPHKDALVPALEAAGVRTHCLGAAPGALWPWRLRSLLAERRYDLVHSHMPVPAVAARLLTLGPRGARLVHTEHNVWERYRTPTRWANALTYRRNDAVIAVSHAVAGTIGRRRPGDWVTVVHHGPDLAGAPEGPAARSAAREALGLPQDAVVIGTVGNLTAKKDQATLLAAFAQLRREHPSAALVLIGAGPLEQQLRSQAGESVVFAGSRPDVPALLPGLDVFTLSSRAEGLPVALMEAMTSGLPSVVTRVGGMPEVLDDGEQGYLVPPGDPAALAAALGRLVGDGGLRERLGSAARERSKSFDVAGAQRSIEQVYARVLAR